The Candidatus Thermoplasmatota archaeon nucleotide sequence AGCAATTCAAGGGCAATTTCTAGAGTTGTATCAATACTAAATATTGCACTTGAAGCAGATGCAAATCTTGCAGAGGTAATTAAAAGAATATCTGAAGAGCTTTGGAGCGGCTATATATTAGAGCGCGAGCGCGAAGCTAAGGTAGGCACTTATTCCGTGCTAACAATACTATGCTCTGCTTTGCTCATACCTGGAATAATAGGATTTATATTTGGAGCTTTTGGACCTGCCTTCGCTAAGGATAAGCCGGGCGAGTACCAAGCGCTACTAACAGCCTTCCAATATTTCGTTGTTGCCCTAGGCGCATGCGGAGCATTGATGTCAGGCTGCGTCACGGGTAAACTCAAGCAAGCTTTTTTACTCATACCTACCTTTATGTTCATTGCCTATATCGCCTTTATAGGCGCAGTTAAACTCATGCCTAAACTCATGGGGATGTGATGGAAAATGGAGAACGAAAAGCATGCTCAAGTAAAGCGGGCGGTTGAAGAAGTAATTGAGAAATACGATGGCGTTACTATAAAGAAACTACCTGAAAGCCATCTGCCCTTATACGAAGTTGAATTTGGAGAGAAGTCAGAGCTACCTTATTTAGCTTTGGAGCCTTTGGTAAATGATGATAAACTTGAGGAAATAGTTTATAACGGCGTTGGCAAGTGCGTTAAAGTATATCATCGCAAATACGGTGTTTGCAATACCAATATCTTCATTTCTGAATATGATATTAGAAGAGTGCTAGAGAGAGTTGCAGGCTTTGTAGGTAAGAAAATCACTGCTGAGATGCCATTATTTGATGGCAGATTGCCGGACGGGAGCAGAGTCAATGCTACTATACCGCCTGCCTCTCCAGATGGACCTACACTCACAATCAGAAAATTCTTGAAAGATCCTCTAACAATTGTAGATTTGATAAATAACGGAACAGTAAACTCTACACTAGCAGCGTATCTATGGACTTGGGTTGAAGGCTTGAGACACAGGCCTTCAAATATAATTTTAGCTGGTGGCTC carries:
- a CDS encoding type II secretion system F family protein; its protein translation is MELDYTLLVLVALTLISLCYYLPSYAQARKVRRIEKALSEALSELSESLKSGYSLEHSLKETAEKRKDALGKELQILMKDMEQYPLKEALLRFGKRSNSRAISRVVSILNIALEADANLAEVIKRISEELWSGYILEREREAKVGTYSVLTILCSALLIPGIIGFIFGAFGPAFAKDKPGEYQALLTAFQYFVVALGACGALMSGCVTGKLKQAFLLIPTFMFIAYIAFIGAVKLMPKLMGM